From Micromonospora nigra, one genomic window encodes:
- a CDS encoding argininosuccinate synthase, protein MTERVVLAYSGGLDTSVAIAYLAERTGAEVIAVAVDVGQGGEDLDAIRQRALDCGAVESEVVDARDEFAADYCLPAVRANALYMDRYPLVSALSRPLIVKHLVAAARRHGGTIVSHGCTGKGNDQVRFEAGLGALAPDLRIVAPARDFAWTRDKAIAFAEEKGLPIDVSAKSPYSIDQNLWGRAVETGFLEDIWNGPVEDLYAYTRDPAQERDADEVVITFDGGDPVAIDGETVTPYQAILELNRRAGAQGVGRLDMVEDRLVGIKSREVYEAPGAIALITAHQELEAVTVERDLARFKRGVDQRWGELVYDGLWFSPLKDSLDAFIGDAQRHVCGEVRLTLHGGRATVTGRRSEASLYDFGLATYDTGDTFDQSLARGFVQLWGLPSRMAAARDARLNGTSS, encoded by the coding sequence ATGACCGAGCGGGTCGTCCTGGCGTACTCCGGAGGTCTCGACACCTCCGTCGCCATCGCCTACCTTGCCGAACGCACCGGCGCCGAGGTGATCGCCGTGGCGGTCGACGTCGGCCAGGGCGGTGAGGACCTCGACGCCATCCGGCAGCGTGCCCTGGACTGCGGCGCGGTGGAGTCCGAGGTGGTCGACGCGCGCGACGAGTTCGCCGCCGACTACTGCCTGCCCGCGGTGCGGGCCAACGCCCTCTACATGGACCGCTACCCACTGGTGTCGGCGCTGTCCCGACCGCTGATCGTCAAGCACCTGGTGGCCGCGGCCCGCCGGCACGGCGGCACCATCGTGTCGCACGGTTGCACCGGCAAGGGCAACGACCAGGTGCGTTTCGAGGCCGGCCTCGGCGCGCTCGCCCCCGACCTGAGGATCGTCGCGCCGGCCCGGGACTTCGCCTGGACCCGGGACAAGGCGATCGCGTTCGCCGAGGAGAAGGGCCTGCCGATCGACGTGTCGGCGAAGTCGCCGTACTCGATCGACCAGAACCTGTGGGGCCGCGCGGTGGAGACGGGCTTCCTGGAGGACATCTGGAACGGCCCGGTCGAGGACCTGTACGCCTACACCCGCGACCCGGCGCAGGAGCGCGACGCCGACGAGGTCGTCATCACCTTCGACGGTGGCGACCCGGTCGCGATCGACGGTGAGACGGTGACCCCGTACCAGGCGATCCTGGAGCTGAACCGGCGGGCCGGTGCGCAGGGCGTGGGCCGGCTCGACATGGTCGAGGACCGCCTGGTCGGCATCAAGAGCCGCGAGGTGTACGAGGCGCCGGGCGCGATCGCGCTGATCACCGCCCACCAGGAGCTGGAAGCGGTGACGGTCGAGCGGGATCTCGCCCGCTTCAAGCGTGGTGTGGACCAGCGCTGGGGTGAACTGGTCTACGACGGCCTGTGGTTCTCGCCGCTGAAGGACAGCCTGGACGCGTTCATCGGCGACGCCCAGCGGCACGTCTGCGGCGAGGTGCGGCTGACCCTGCACGGCGGCCGGGCCACCGTGACGGGGCGGCGCTCCGAGGCCAGCCTGTACGACTTCGGCCTCGCCACCTACGACACCGGCGACACCTTCGACCAGTCGCTGGCCAGGGGATTCGTGCAGTTGTGGGGTCTGCCGAGCAGGATGGCCGCCGCGCGGGACGCCCGGCTGAACGGGACGTCGTCGTGA
- a CDS encoding acetylornithine transaminase has product MSMLVERWQQSMMDNYGTPPLALVSGCGAVVVDEAGREYVDLLGGIAVNVLGHAHPAVVAAVSKQVATLGHVSNLYVAEPPVALAELLLALAGRAGRVFLANSGAEANEAAFKLSRRTGRTHVVAAVGGFHGRTMGALALTGQPAKADPFRPLPGEVTHVAYGDVAALAAAVTDATAMVILEPIQGENGVVVPPAGYLAEARRITARHGALLVLDEVQTGVGRTGHWFAHQAEGVEPDVVTLAKGLGGGLPIGATVAFGRAAELLGPGSHGTTFGGNPVSCAAALAVVSTIASEGLLDHVKRVGERLRRGIEALDHPLVGEVRGAGLLLGIVLTAPVSAVAAGALREAGFLVNPVQPDVLRLAPPLILTAAQADAFLAALPTALTASSTEAPE; this is encoded by the coding sequence ATGAGTATGCTCGTCGAACGCTGGCAGCAGTCCATGATGGACAACTACGGCACGCCGCCGCTGGCGTTGGTGTCCGGCTGCGGCGCCGTCGTGGTCGACGAGGCCGGTCGGGAGTACGTCGACCTGCTCGGCGGCATCGCGGTCAACGTTCTCGGCCACGCCCACCCGGCGGTGGTGGCCGCCGTGTCTAAGCAGGTCGCCACCCTCGGGCACGTCTCCAACCTGTACGTCGCCGAGCCGCCCGTGGCCCTGGCCGAGTTGCTGCTGGCCCTGGCCGGCCGGGCGGGCCGGGTCTTCCTCGCCAACTCCGGCGCGGAGGCCAACGAGGCAGCCTTCAAGCTGTCCCGGCGCACGGGCCGTACCCACGTCGTGGCCGCCGTCGGCGGCTTCCACGGCCGCACCATGGGTGCCCTCGCCCTGACCGGGCAGCCGGCCAAGGCCGACCCCTTCCGCCCGCTGCCCGGCGAGGTCACCCACGTCGCGTACGGCGATGTCGCGGCCCTGGCGGCGGCCGTCACCGACGCCACCGCCATGGTGATCCTGGAGCCGATCCAGGGGGAGAACGGCGTCGTCGTCCCGCCCGCCGGTTACCTGGCCGAGGCCCGGCGGATCACCGCCCGGCACGGCGCACTGCTGGTGCTCGACGAGGTGCAGACGGGTGTCGGCCGCACCGGGCACTGGTTCGCCCACCAGGCCGAGGGCGTCGAGCCGGACGTGGTGACCCTGGCCAAGGGCCTGGGCGGCGGGCTGCCCATCGGCGCCACCGTCGCCTTCGGTCGGGCCGCCGAACTGCTCGGCCCCGGCTCGCACGGCACCACCTTCGGCGGCAACCCGGTCAGTTGCGCCGCCGCCCTCGCGGTGGTGTCCACGATCGCCAGCGAAGGGCTGCTCGACCACGTCAAGCGGGTCGGCGAACGGCTGCGCCGGGGCATCGAGGCGCTCGACCATCCGCTGGTCGGCGAAGTGCGGGGTGCGGGCCTGCTGCTCGGGATCGTGCTGACCGCCCCGGTGTCGGCGGTGGCGGCCGGTGCGCTGCGTGAAGCCGGCTTCCTGGTCAACCCGGTGCAGCCGGACGTGCTGCGGCTCGCCCCACCGTTGATCCTCACCGCGGCCCAGGCCGACGCCTTCCTCGCCGCCCTTCCGACCGCCCTGACCGCGAGCAGCACGGAGGCCCCCGAATGA
- the argC gene encoding N-acetyl-gamma-glutamyl-phosphate reductase has protein sequence MGIRVAVAGASGYAGGELLRLVAGHPEFDLVAATAHSQAGHRVDTVHPQLTGLDLVLGETDADRLADADLVFLALPHGESAALAARLPAEVRIVDLGADHRLADPYDWANYYGGTHAGPWTYGLPELPGQRELIAASTRVANTGCYAATITLALAPLIAAGAAEPADVVVVAASGTSGAGRAAKAHLLASEVMGDLSPYRVGAHQHVPEIKQATAATSLSFTPVLAPMPRGILATVTAVPARGVDPRTVLAEAYADAPFVHVLPEGRWPHTAATLGSNSCHLQATVDVDSRRMIVVGALDNLGKGAAGQAVQNANIMLGLPETTGLSVWGTAP, from the coding sequence ATGGGAATCCGAGTCGCGGTCGCCGGGGCGAGCGGCTACGCTGGTGGCGAGCTGCTGCGCCTGGTCGCCGGGCACCCCGAGTTCGACCTGGTCGCCGCCACCGCACACAGCCAGGCAGGGCACCGCGTCGACACCGTGCACCCCCAGCTGACCGGGCTGGATCTGGTGCTCGGCGAGACCGACGCCGACCGGCTGGCCGACGCCGACCTGGTCTTCCTCGCCCTGCCGCACGGCGAGTCCGCCGCCCTCGCGGCACGCCTGCCAGCCGAGGTGCGCATCGTCGACCTCGGGGCCGACCACCGGCTCGCCGACCCCTACGACTGGGCCAACTACTACGGCGGCACCCATGCCGGCCCGTGGACCTACGGCCTGCCGGAACTGCCCGGTCAGCGGGAGCTGATCGCCGCCTCCACCCGGGTCGCCAACACCGGTTGCTACGCCGCCACCATCACCCTCGCCCTCGCCCCGCTGATCGCCGCCGGTGCCGCCGAGCCCGCCGACGTGGTGGTCGTGGCCGCGTCGGGCACCTCGGGCGCCGGCCGGGCCGCCAAGGCGCACCTGCTGGCCAGCGAGGTGATGGGCGACCTGTCGCCCTACCGGGTGGGGGCCCACCAGCACGTACCCGAGATAAAGCAGGCCACCGCCGCGACCAGCCTGTCGTTCACCCCCGTCCTCGCGCCGATGCCGCGCGGCATCCTGGCCACGGTGACCGCCGTGCCGGCGCGGGGGGTCGACCCACGGACGGTGCTCGCCGAGGCGTACGCGGACGCGCCGTTCGTGCATGTGCTGCCCGAGGGGCGGTGGCCGCACACCGCCGCCACCCTCGGCTCGAACTCCTGCCACCTGCAGGCCACCGTCGACGTCGACTCGCGCCGGATGATCGTGGTCGGGGCGCTCGACAACCTCGGCAAGGGCGCCGCCGGGCAGGCGGTGCAGAACGCCAACATCATGCTCGGCCTGCCCGAGACCACGGGCCTGTCCGTCTGGGGGACCGCGCCATGA
- the argH gene encoding argininosuccinate lyase: MGSVDDKSLTENSAATNRTSLWGGRFAGGPAEALARLSVSVQFDWRLAPYDIAGSRAHARVLAGAGLLDPDELGRILAALDDLEAACASGQFRPTVDDEDVHTALERGLLERLGSLGGKLRAGRSRNDQVATDLRLYLRDHARGVAARLVELAEALVEQAERHVATPAPGMTHLQHAQPVTFGHWLLAHVQPLLRDLERMRDWDHRTAVSPLGAGALAGSGLPLDPVAVSKELGFRTSFANSMDAVADRDFVAEFLFVTALVGVHLSRLGEEVVLWTSQEFGWVELDDAFATGSSIMPQKKNADIAELARGKSGRLVGGLMSVLTMLKGLPMTYDRDMQEDKEPAFDAVDTLELLLPALAGMISTMTVRVDRLVAATPVGFSLATEVADWLVRKGVPFREAHEITGKLVALCVARGCELDEVGDGDLAAVSEHLDPGVRDVLSVRSALAARITPGSTGPGPVADQLAAAADQLAGWRAWAAERVVPR; this comes from the coding sequence ATGGGCAGCGTGGATGACAAGAGCCTGACCGAGAACAGCGCCGCCACCAACCGGACGAGCCTGTGGGGCGGCCGGTTCGCCGGTGGCCCCGCCGAGGCCCTCGCGAGGCTGTCGGTGAGCGTCCAGTTCGACTGGCGGCTGGCCCCGTACGACATCGCGGGCTCCCGGGCACACGCCCGGGTGCTCGCGGGCGCGGGCCTGCTCGACCCGGACGAACTGGGCCGGATCCTCGCCGCCCTCGACGACCTGGAGGCCGCCTGTGCCTCCGGCCAGTTCCGCCCGACGGTGGACGACGAGGACGTGCACACCGCCCTGGAACGGGGGCTGCTGGAACGCCTCGGCAGCCTCGGCGGCAAGCTGCGCGCCGGCCGGTCCCGTAACGACCAGGTCGCCACGGACCTGCGGCTCTACCTGCGCGACCACGCCCGGGGGGTGGCCGCCCGCTTGGTCGAGCTGGCCGAGGCGCTGGTGGAGCAGGCGGAGCGGCACGTGGCGACCCCCGCCCCGGGGATGACCCACCTGCAGCACGCCCAGCCGGTCACCTTCGGGCACTGGCTGCTCGCCCACGTGCAGCCGCTGCTGCGCGACCTGGAGCGGATGCGCGACTGGGACCACCGCACGGCCGTCAGCCCGCTGGGGGCGGGTGCCCTCGCCGGGTCGGGCCTGCCCCTTGACCCGGTGGCGGTGTCGAAGGAGCTGGGCTTCCGGACCTCCTTCGCCAACTCGATGGACGCCGTCGCCGACCGGGACTTCGTCGCCGAGTTCCTCTTCGTCACCGCGCTGGTCGGGGTGCACCTGTCCCGTCTCGGCGAGGAGGTGGTGCTGTGGACGTCGCAGGAGTTCGGCTGGGTGGAGCTGGACGACGCCTTCGCCACCGGCTCGTCGATCATGCCGCAGAAGAAGAACGCGGACATCGCCGAGCTGGCCCGGGGCAAGTCGGGTCGGCTCGTCGGGGGGCTGATGAGCGTGCTCACCATGCTCAAGGGCCTGCCGATGACCTACGACCGGGACATGCAGGAGGACAAGGAACCCGCCTTCGACGCGGTCGACACGCTGGAGCTGCTGCTGCCCGCGCTCGCCGGAATGATCTCCACGATGACGGTCCGGGTGGACCGGCTCGTCGCCGCCACGCCCGTCGGGTTCTCCCTGGCCACCGAGGTGGCCGACTGGCTGGTGCGCAAGGGCGTGCCGTTCCGCGAGGCGCACGAGATCACCGGGAAGCTGGTGGCGTTGTGCGTGGCCCGCGGCTGTGAGCTGGACGAGGTCGGCGACGGCGATCTCGCCGCGGTCAGCGAGCACCTCGACCCGGGCGTACGGGACGTGCTGTCGGTCCGCTCGGCGCTCGCCGCCCGGATCACGCCCGGCTCCACCGGCCCCGGCCCGGTGGCCGACCAGCTCGCCGCCGCCGCCGACCAGCTGGCCGGTTGGCGGGCGTGGGCCGCCGAGCGGGTGGTGCCCCGCTGA
- a CDS encoding arginine repressor produces MTTPLTRAARHARIVELIRDRAIHSQTELADLLASDGIQATQATLSRDLKELGAVTARGGDGRGVYLIPEDGHRPLRDAEAAPARLVRLLHELLNGVDSSGNIAVLRTPPGAAHYLASAVDRAGLPDVVGTIAGDDTILVVAREADGGAALGDKLAGWARRVDTVEGNTAP; encoded by the coding sequence GTGACCACGCCGCTGACCCGTGCCGCCCGGCACGCCCGCATCGTCGAGCTGATCCGCGACCGGGCGATCCACTCGCAGACCGAGTTGGCCGACCTGCTCGCCAGCGACGGCATCCAGGCCACCCAGGCGACCCTGTCGCGCGACCTCAAGGAACTGGGCGCGGTCACCGCGCGCGGCGGCGACGGGCGGGGTGTCTACCTGATCCCGGAGGACGGTCACCGGCCGCTGCGCGATGCCGAGGCCGCCCCCGCGCGGCTGGTCCGGCTGCTGCACGAGCTGCTCAACGGGGTCGACTCCAGCGGCAACATCGCCGTCCTGCGCACCCCGCCGGGCGCGGCCCACTACCTGGCCAGCGCGGTGGACCGGGCGGGCCTGCCCGACGTCGTCGGCACCATCGCCGGCGACGACACCATCCTCGTCGTGGCCCGCGAGGCCGACGGCGGGGCCGCGCTCGGCGACAAGCTCGCCGGCTGGGCCCGCCGCGTCGACACCGTCGAAGGGAACACCGCACCATGA
- the argF gene encoding ornithine carbamoyltransferase, with the protein MIRHFLADDDLSPAEQAAVLDLAARMKTDRFAYRPLDGPRSVAVLFDKHSLRTRISFDVGIAELGGHPLVVDAQATHFGRGETLADAGRVLSRYVAAIVLRTHGDDRIAEVAQGATVPVVNALTDGYHPCQLLADLLTVRERCGGTAGRTLAYVGDAANNMAHSYLLAGATAGMHVRVAGPADFQPDPDVVARAEKIASATGGSVRALVDPVEAVRGADVVATDTWTSMGQEGDGRDRITPFLPYQVNEALLAHAAPTAIVLHCLPAHRGEEITDEALDGPCSAVFDQAENRLHAQKALLTFLLEASIPDPAASPAATRETS; encoded by the coding sequence ATGATCCGGCACTTCCTGGCCGACGACGACCTGTCGCCCGCCGAGCAGGCCGCCGTCCTCGACCTCGCGGCGCGGATGAAGACCGACCGGTTCGCGTACCGCCCCCTCGACGGGCCGCGGTCGGTCGCCGTGCTGTTCGACAAGCACAGCCTGCGTACCCGGATCTCCTTCGACGTCGGCATCGCCGAACTCGGCGGCCATCCCCTCGTCGTGGACGCCCAGGCCACCCACTTCGGCCGGGGCGAGACGCTGGCCGACGCCGGCCGGGTGCTGTCCCGGTACGTCGCGGCGATCGTGCTGCGCACCCACGGCGACGACCGGATCGCCGAGGTCGCGCAGGGGGCCACCGTGCCCGTGGTCAACGCCCTCACCGACGGCTACCACCCCTGCCAGCTGCTGGCCGATCTGCTCACCGTCCGCGAGCGGTGCGGTGGGACGGCCGGACGGACCCTGGCGTACGTGGGCGACGCCGCCAACAACATGGCCCACTCGTACCTGCTGGCCGGCGCCACGGCCGGGATGCACGTGCGGGTCGCCGGGCCGGCGGACTTCCAGCCCGATCCCGACGTGGTGGCCCGGGCGGAGAAGATCGCCTCCGCTACGGGGGGCAGCGTCCGCGCCCTGGTCGACCCGGTCGAGGCGGTACGCGGCGCGGACGTCGTCGCCACCGACACCTGGACGTCGATGGGGCAGGAGGGCGACGGGCGGGACCGGATCACCCCGTTCCTGCCGTACCAGGTCAACGAGGCGCTGCTCGCCCACGCCGCGCCGACCGCGATCGTGTTGCACTGCCTGCCCGCGCACCGCGGTGAGGAGATCACCGACGAGGCGCTCGACGGCCCGTGCAGTGCGGTGTTCGACCAGGCGGAGAACCGGCTGCACGCCCAGAAGGCGTTGCTGACGTTCCTGCTGGAGGCCAGCATCCCCGACCCGGCGGCGTCGCCCGCCGCCACCAGGGAGACATCGTGA
- the argB gene encoding acetylglutamate kinase — MSLTSDLTRAQTKAATLIEALPWLARFSGSIVVVKYGGNAMVDPELRRAFAADMVFLRYVGLKPVVVHGGGPQISAMLGRLGIDSEFRGGLRVTTPEAMDVVRMVLVGQVGRELVGLINAHGPLAVGLSGEDAGLFTAVRRPAYVDGQPVDVGQVGDVESVDVSAVTDLIAAGRIPVISTVAPDVDGVLHNLNADTAAAALAVALGARKLVVLTDVPGLYANWPDTSSLVSEITADDLAKLLPTLESGMVPKMEACLRAVRQGVPTAHVVDGRVAHSTLLEVFTSEGFGTMVIPS, encoded by the coding sequence GTGAGCCTGACCTCCGATCTAACCCGCGCCCAGACCAAGGCGGCCACCCTGATCGAGGCGCTGCCGTGGCTGGCCCGCTTCTCCGGCTCCATCGTCGTGGTCAAGTACGGCGGCAACGCCATGGTCGACCCCGAGCTGCGGCGGGCCTTCGCCGCCGACATGGTGTTCCTGCGGTACGTCGGCCTCAAGCCGGTGGTGGTGCACGGTGGCGGCCCGCAGATCTCGGCGATGCTGGGCCGGCTCGGCATCGACAGCGAGTTCCGGGGCGGCCTGCGGGTCACCACCCCGGAGGCGATGGACGTCGTGCGGATGGTGCTCGTCGGCCAGGTCGGCCGGGAACTGGTCGGTCTGATCAACGCCCACGGTCCGCTCGCCGTCGGCCTCTCCGGGGAGGACGCCGGGCTGTTCACCGCCGTGCGGCGGCCCGCGTACGTCGACGGGCAGCCGGTCGACGTGGGGCAGGTCGGCGACGTGGAGTCGGTGGATGTCTCCGCGGTGACCGACCTGATCGCCGCCGGCCGCATCCCGGTGATCTCCACCGTCGCGCCGGACGTCGACGGGGTGCTGCACAACCTCAACGCCGACACCGCCGCCGCCGCGCTCGCGGTCGCCCTGGGGGCCCGCAAGCTGGTCGTGCTCACCGACGTGCCGGGGCTCTACGCCAACTGGCCCGACACGTCGAGCCTGGTCAGCGAGATCACGGCCGACGACCTGGCGAAGCTGCTGCCGACCCTGGAGTCGGGCATGGTGCCGAAGATGGAGGCCTGCCTGCGCGCGGTCCGCCAGGGAGTGCCCACCGCACACGTCGTCGACGGCCGCGTCGCCCACTCCACGCTGCTCGAGGTGTTCACCTCGGAAGGATTCGGAACGATGGTGATCCCCTCATGA
- the argJ gene encoding bifunctional glutamate N-acetyltransferase/amino-acid acetyltransferase ArgJ codes for MTVTTPRGFRAAGVAAGLKGSGAADVAVVVNDGPDAGVAGVFTANRVKAAPVLWTQQVVRGGVVRAVVLNSGGANACTGPAGFQDTHATAEDAAATLTSTSSRLMLGAGEVAVCSTGLIGERLPMGRLLPGVRAAIRGLARDGGQAAAEAIMTTDTRPKTTVAYGSGWTVGGMAKGAGMLAPAMATMLCVLTTDAVAGPDALDAALRAATRVTFDRVDSDGCMSTNDTVLLLASGASGIEPTGAELTVAVTAACHDLAQQLLADAEGATKQIAIDVVGAAGEDDAVEVGRSVARNNLVKTALFGNDPNWGRILAAVGTTTAAFEPDAVDVAVNGVWVCRGGAAAEDRSKVDLTGRDVTIRIDLHAGTAEATVWTNDLSHAYVHENSAYST; via the coding sequence ATGACCGTCACGACGCCTCGTGGGTTCCGGGCGGCCGGGGTGGCCGCCGGGCTGAAGGGCAGCGGCGCCGCCGACGTCGCCGTCGTGGTCAACGACGGTCCTGACGCCGGGGTGGCCGGGGTGTTCACCGCCAACCGGGTCAAGGCCGCGCCGGTGCTCTGGACCCAGCAGGTGGTCCGGGGCGGCGTGGTCCGGGCCGTGGTGCTCAACTCGGGTGGGGCCAACGCCTGCACCGGCCCGGCCGGCTTCCAGGACACCCACGCCACCGCCGAGGACGCCGCCGCCACGCTCACCTCGACCAGTTCCCGGCTGATGCTCGGCGCGGGTGAGGTGGCGGTCTGCTCGACCGGCCTCATCGGGGAGCGGCTGCCGATGGGCAGGCTGCTGCCGGGCGTGCGGGCCGCGATCCGGGGCCTGGCCCGCGACGGTGGGCAGGCCGCCGCCGAGGCCATCATGACCACGGACACCCGACCGAAGACCACCGTGGCGTACGGCAGCGGCTGGACCGTCGGCGGCATGGCCAAGGGCGCCGGCATGTTGGCCCCGGCCATGGCCACCATGCTCTGCGTGCTGACCACCGACGCGGTGGCCGGCCCCGACGCCCTCGACGCGGCCCTGCGCGCGGCCACCCGGGTCACCTTCGACCGGGTCGACTCCGACGGTTGCATGTCCACCAACGACACGGTGCTCCTGCTGGCCAGCGGTGCCTCCGGCATCGAGCCGACCGGGGCGGAACTGACGGTGGCGGTCACGGCGGCCTGCCACGACCTGGCCCAGCAGTTGCTCGCCGACGCCGAGGGCGCCACCAAGCAGATCGCGATCGACGTGGTCGGTGCGGCCGGCGAGGACGACGCGGTCGAGGTGGGCCGCAGCGTGGCCCGCAACAACCTGGTGAAGACCGCGTTGTTCGGCAACGACCCGAACTGGGGGCGGATCCTCGCCGCCGTGGGCACCACCACCGCCGCCTTCGAACCCGACGCCGTCGACGTGGCGGTGAACGGGGTCTGGGTCTGCCGGGGCGGGGCCGCCGCCGAGGACCGGTCGAAGGTGGACCTCACCGGCCGCGACGTCACCATCCGCATCGACCTGCACGCCGGCACGGCCGAGGCGACGGTGTGGACCAACGACCTGTCGCACGCCTACGTCCACGAGAACTCGGCGTATTCAACGTGA